In Ailuropoda melanoleuca isolate Jingjing chromosome 7, ASM200744v2, whole genome shotgun sequence, one genomic interval encodes:
- the LOC100481324 gene encoding protocadherin-8 isoform X2, whose amino-acid sequence MSPGRRGGSPCLFPLQLFSLCWVLSVAQSKTVRYSTFEEDAPGTVIGTLAEDLHMKVSGDTSFRLMKQFNSSLLRVREGDGQLTVGDAGLDRERLCGQAPQCVLAFDVVSFSQEQFRLVHVEVEVRDINDHAPRFPRAQIPVEVSEGAAVGTRIPLEVPVDEDVGANGLQSVRLAEPHSPFRVELQTRADGAQCADLVLLQELDRESQASYSLELVAQDGGRPPRSATAALSVRVLDANDHSPVFPQGAVAEVELAEDAPVGSLLLDLDAADPDEGPNGDVVFAFGARTPPEARRLFRLDPRSGRLTLAGPVDYERQDTYELDVRAQDRGPGPRASTCKVIVRIRDVNDNAPDITITPLAAPSAPAASPFAAAAAVAALGGADATSPTGPGTPEAGAISLVPEGAARESLVALVSTSDRDSGANGQVRCALYGHEHFRLQPAYAGSYLVVTAASLDRERIAEYNLTLVAEDRGAPPLRTVRPYTVRVSDENDNAPLFTRPVYEVSVRENNPPGAYLATVAARDPDLGRNGQVTYRLLEAEVGRAGGSVSTYVSVDPATGAIYALRSFDYETLRQLDVRIQASDGGSPQLSSSALVQVRVLDQNDHAPVLVHPAPANGTLEVAVPGRTARDTAVARVQARDADDGANGELAFELLQQEPREAFAIGRRTGEIVLTGDLSQEPPGRVFRALLVISDGGRPPLSTTATVSFVVTAGGGHGLVAPASAGSPERSRPPGSRLAASGPALQWDTPLIVIIVLAGSCTLLLAAIIAIATTCNRRKKEPYGASPGFGKEPAPPVAVWKGHSFNTISGREAEKFSGKDSGKGDSDFNDSDSDISGDALKKDLINHMQSGLWACTAECKILGHSDRCWSPSCGGPNTHPPPHPPAQMSTFCKSTSLPRDPLRRDNYYQAQLPKTVGLQSVYEKVLHRDYDRTVTLLSPPRPGRLPDLQEIGVPLYQSPPGRYVSPKKEANENV is encoded by the exons ATGAGTCCAGGGAGGCGCGGGGGCAGCCCCTGCCTTTTCCCTTTACAGCTCTTCAGCCTCTGTTGGGTGCTCTCAGTGGCCCAGAGCAAGACAGTGCGATACAGCACCTTCGAGGAGGATGCCCCTGGCACGGTCATCGGAACCCTGGCTGAGGACCTGCATATGAAAGTATCCGGAGACACAAGCTTCCGCCTGATGAAGCAGTTCAACAGCTCGCTGCTCCGGGTGCGCGAGGGCGACGGGCAGCTGACCGTCGGGGACGCGGGCCTGGACCGGGAGCGGCTGTGCGGCCAGGCGCCACAGTGCGTGCTGGCCTTCGACGTGGTCAGCTTCTCGCAGGAGCAGTTCCGGCTGGTGCACGTGGAAGTGGAGGTGAGGGACATCAACGACCACGCTCCGCGCTTCCCCAGGGCCCAGATCCCCGTGGAGGTGTCCGAGGGCGCGGCCGTGGGCACGCGCATCCCGTTGGAGGTGCCTGTGGACGAGGACGTGGGGGCCAACGGGCTGCAGAGCGTGCGCCTGGCCGAGCCTCACAGCCCTTTCCGCGTGGAACTGCAGACGCGCGCGGACGGCGCCCAGTGCGCGGACCTGGTGCTGCTACAGGAGCTGGACCGCGAGAGCCAGGCCTCCTACAGCCTGGAGCTGGTGGCCCAGGACGGCGGCCGCCCGCCGCGCTCCGCCACCGCCGCCCTCAGCGTGCGAGTGCTGGACGCCAACGACCACAGTCCGGTCTTCCCGCAGGGCGCAGTGGCCGAAGTGGAGCTGGCGGAGGACGCTCccgtgggctccctgctgctcGACCTGGACGCGGCGGACCCCGACGAGGGCCCCAACGGCGACGTGGTGTTCGCCTTCGGTGCCCGCACCCCGCCCGAGGCGCGCCGCCTCTTCCGCCTGGACCCGCGCTCGGGCCGCCTCACCCTGGCAGGACCGGTGGACTACGAGCGCCAGGACACCTATGAGCTGGACGTGCGGGCCCAGGACCGCGGTCCCGGGCCCCGGGCCTCCACCTGCAAGGTCATCGTGCGCATCCGCGACGTCAATGACAACGCTCCGGACATCACCATCACCCCGCTGGCAGCCCCGAGCGCACCTGCTGCCTCTCCcttcgccgccgccgccgccgtcgcCGCTCTCGGGGGTGCGGACGCGACCTCGCCGACCGGGCCCGGGACGCCTGAGGCCGGCGCCATCTCGCTGGTGCCAGAGGGGGCGGCGCGCGAGAGCCTGGTGGCGCTGGTCAGCACCTCGGACAGAGACTCGGGCGCCAACGGGCAGGTGCGCTGCGCCCTCTACGGGCACGAGCACTTCCGGCTGCAGCCCGCCTACGCGGGCAGCTACCTGGTCGTGACCGCGGCGTCGCTGGACCGCGAACGCATCGCCGAGTACAACCTGACGCTGGTGGCCGAGGACCGCGGCGCGCCCCCACTACGCACCGTGCGACCCTACACGGTGCGCGTGAGTGATGAGAACGACAACGCGCCACTCTTCACACGGCCGGTCTACGAAGTGTCGGTGCGTGAGAACAACCCGCCGGGCGCCTACTTGGCCACGGTGGCGGCCCGGGACCCCGACTTGGGCCGCAACGGCCAGGTCACCTACCGGCTGCTGGAGGCAGAAGTAGGCCGCGCCGGGGGCTCGGTGTCCACCTATGTGTCGGTGGACCCGGCCACCGGGGCCATCTACGCGCTGCGCAGCTTCGACTATGAGACGCTGCGCCAGCTCGACGTGCGCATCCAGGCGAGCGACGGTGGCTCCCCTCAGCTCTCCAGCAGCGCCCTGGTGCAGGTGCGGGTACTGGACCAGAACGACCACGCACCGGTCCTGGTGCACCCGGCGCCGGCCAATGGGACCCTGGAAGTGGCTGTCCCCGGGCGCACGGCAAGGGACACTGCCGTGGCGCGCGTGCAGGCCCGGGACGCGGACGATGGTGCCAACGGGGAGCTGGCATTCGAGCTGCTGCAGCAGGAGCCCAGAGAAGCCTTCGCCATCGGCCGCCGCACGGGGGAGATCGTGCTCACAGGCGACCTCTCGCAGGAGCCGCCGGGCCGCGTGTTCCGGGCCCTGCTGGTCATATCCGACGGCGGCCGCCCCCCGCTCTCCACCACTGCCACCGTCAGCTTCGTGGTGACAGCAGGCGGCGGGCACGGGCTGGTGGCGCCCGCCAGTGCGGGGAGCCCGGAGCGTTCTCGCCCGCCCGGCTCTCGACTCGCGGCGTCGGGGCCGGCGCTACAATGGGACACGCCGCTGATCGTCATCATCGTGTTGGCCGGGAGCTGCACGCTGCTGCTGGCCGCCATCATCGCCATCGCCACCACCTGCAACCGCCGCAAGAAGGAG CCCTACGGTGCTTCTCCCGGCTTCGGAAAGGAGCCGGCGCCCCCTGTGGCGGTCTGGAAAGGACACTCTTTCAACACCATCTCTGGCCGAGAAGCGGAGAAGTTCAGCGGCAAAGACAGCGGCAAAGGGGACAGTGATTTCAACGACAGCGATTCCGACATCAGCGGGGACGCTCTGAAAAAGGATCTCATCAACCACATGCAGAGTG GACTGTGGGCGTGCACCGCTGAGTGTAAGATCCTGGGCCACTCTGACCGCTGCTGGAGCCCGTCATGCGGAGGACCCAACACACATCCCCCGCCTCACCCACCAGCCCAGATGTCTACCTTCTGTAAAAGCACTTCCCTGCCTCGGGATCCTCTTCGCAGGGACAATTACTACCAGGCCCAGCTGCCCAAGACAGTGGGGCTGCAGAGCGTCTATGAGAAAGTGCTACACAGGGACTATGACAGGACAGTcaccctgctctcccctccccgtCCAGGGAGGCTCCCAGACCTGCAGGAGATCGGGGTACCCCTCTATCAGTCCCCCCCTGGCAGGTACGTGTCCCCAAAGAAGGAAGCCAATGAAAATGTGTAA
- the LOC100481324 gene encoding protocadherin-8 isoform X1 — MSPGRRGGSPCLFPLQLFSLCWVLSVAQSKTVRYSTFEEDAPGTVIGTLAEDLHMKVSGDTSFRLMKQFNSSLLRVREGDGQLTVGDAGLDRERLCGQAPQCVLAFDVVSFSQEQFRLVHVEVEVRDINDHAPRFPRAQIPVEVSEGAAVGTRIPLEVPVDEDVGANGLQSVRLAEPHSPFRVELQTRADGAQCADLVLLQELDRESQASYSLELVAQDGGRPPRSATAALSVRVLDANDHSPVFPQGAVAEVELAEDAPVGSLLLDLDAADPDEGPNGDVVFAFGARTPPEARRLFRLDPRSGRLTLAGPVDYERQDTYELDVRAQDRGPGPRASTCKVIVRIRDVNDNAPDITITPLAAPSAPAASPFAAAAAVAALGGADATSPTGPGTPEAGAISLVPEGAARESLVALVSTSDRDSGANGQVRCALYGHEHFRLQPAYAGSYLVVTAASLDRERIAEYNLTLVAEDRGAPPLRTVRPYTVRVSDENDNAPLFTRPVYEVSVRENNPPGAYLATVAARDPDLGRNGQVTYRLLEAEVGRAGGSVSTYVSVDPATGAIYALRSFDYETLRQLDVRIQASDGGSPQLSSSALVQVRVLDQNDHAPVLVHPAPANGTLEVAVPGRTARDTAVARVQARDADDGANGELAFELLQQEPREAFAIGRRTGEIVLTGDLSQEPPGRVFRALLVISDGGRPPLSTTATVSFVVTAGGGHGLVAPASAGSPERSRPPGSRLAASGPALQWDTPLIVIIVLAGSCTLLLAAIIAIATTCNRRKKEVRKGGARREERPGAAGGGASAPGSPEEAARGAGPRPNMFDVLTFPGSGKAPFGSPAADPPPPAVAAAEVPGSEGGSATGESSCHFEGQQRLRGAHAEPYGASPGFGKEPAPPVAVWKGHSFNTISGREAEKFSGKDSGKGDSDFNDSDSDISGDALKKDLINHMQSGLWACTAECKILGHSDRCWSPSCGGPNTHPPPHPPAQMSTFCKSTSLPRDPLRRDNYYQAQLPKTVGLQSVYEKVLHRDYDRTVTLLSPPRPGRLPDLQEIGVPLYQSPPGRYVSPKKEANENV, encoded by the exons ATGAGTCCAGGGAGGCGCGGGGGCAGCCCCTGCCTTTTCCCTTTACAGCTCTTCAGCCTCTGTTGGGTGCTCTCAGTGGCCCAGAGCAAGACAGTGCGATACAGCACCTTCGAGGAGGATGCCCCTGGCACGGTCATCGGAACCCTGGCTGAGGACCTGCATATGAAAGTATCCGGAGACACAAGCTTCCGCCTGATGAAGCAGTTCAACAGCTCGCTGCTCCGGGTGCGCGAGGGCGACGGGCAGCTGACCGTCGGGGACGCGGGCCTGGACCGGGAGCGGCTGTGCGGCCAGGCGCCACAGTGCGTGCTGGCCTTCGACGTGGTCAGCTTCTCGCAGGAGCAGTTCCGGCTGGTGCACGTGGAAGTGGAGGTGAGGGACATCAACGACCACGCTCCGCGCTTCCCCAGGGCCCAGATCCCCGTGGAGGTGTCCGAGGGCGCGGCCGTGGGCACGCGCATCCCGTTGGAGGTGCCTGTGGACGAGGACGTGGGGGCCAACGGGCTGCAGAGCGTGCGCCTGGCCGAGCCTCACAGCCCTTTCCGCGTGGAACTGCAGACGCGCGCGGACGGCGCCCAGTGCGCGGACCTGGTGCTGCTACAGGAGCTGGACCGCGAGAGCCAGGCCTCCTACAGCCTGGAGCTGGTGGCCCAGGACGGCGGCCGCCCGCCGCGCTCCGCCACCGCCGCCCTCAGCGTGCGAGTGCTGGACGCCAACGACCACAGTCCGGTCTTCCCGCAGGGCGCAGTGGCCGAAGTGGAGCTGGCGGAGGACGCTCccgtgggctccctgctgctcGACCTGGACGCGGCGGACCCCGACGAGGGCCCCAACGGCGACGTGGTGTTCGCCTTCGGTGCCCGCACCCCGCCCGAGGCGCGCCGCCTCTTCCGCCTGGACCCGCGCTCGGGCCGCCTCACCCTGGCAGGACCGGTGGACTACGAGCGCCAGGACACCTATGAGCTGGACGTGCGGGCCCAGGACCGCGGTCCCGGGCCCCGGGCCTCCACCTGCAAGGTCATCGTGCGCATCCGCGACGTCAATGACAACGCTCCGGACATCACCATCACCCCGCTGGCAGCCCCGAGCGCACCTGCTGCCTCTCCcttcgccgccgccgccgccgtcgcCGCTCTCGGGGGTGCGGACGCGACCTCGCCGACCGGGCCCGGGACGCCTGAGGCCGGCGCCATCTCGCTGGTGCCAGAGGGGGCGGCGCGCGAGAGCCTGGTGGCGCTGGTCAGCACCTCGGACAGAGACTCGGGCGCCAACGGGCAGGTGCGCTGCGCCCTCTACGGGCACGAGCACTTCCGGCTGCAGCCCGCCTACGCGGGCAGCTACCTGGTCGTGACCGCGGCGTCGCTGGACCGCGAACGCATCGCCGAGTACAACCTGACGCTGGTGGCCGAGGACCGCGGCGCGCCCCCACTACGCACCGTGCGACCCTACACGGTGCGCGTGAGTGATGAGAACGACAACGCGCCACTCTTCACACGGCCGGTCTACGAAGTGTCGGTGCGTGAGAACAACCCGCCGGGCGCCTACTTGGCCACGGTGGCGGCCCGGGACCCCGACTTGGGCCGCAACGGCCAGGTCACCTACCGGCTGCTGGAGGCAGAAGTAGGCCGCGCCGGGGGCTCGGTGTCCACCTATGTGTCGGTGGACCCGGCCACCGGGGCCATCTACGCGCTGCGCAGCTTCGACTATGAGACGCTGCGCCAGCTCGACGTGCGCATCCAGGCGAGCGACGGTGGCTCCCCTCAGCTCTCCAGCAGCGCCCTGGTGCAGGTGCGGGTACTGGACCAGAACGACCACGCACCGGTCCTGGTGCACCCGGCGCCGGCCAATGGGACCCTGGAAGTGGCTGTCCCCGGGCGCACGGCAAGGGACACTGCCGTGGCGCGCGTGCAGGCCCGGGACGCGGACGATGGTGCCAACGGGGAGCTGGCATTCGAGCTGCTGCAGCAGGAGCCCAGAGAAGCCTTCGCCATCGGCCGCCGCACGGGGGAGATCGTGCTCACAGGCGACCTCTCGCAGGAGCCGCCGGGCCGCGTGTTCCGGGCCCTGCTGGTCATATCCGACGGCGGCCGCCCCCCGCTCTCCACCACTGCCACCGTCAGCTTCGTGGTGACAGCAGGCGGCGGGCACGGGCTGGTGGCGCCCGCCAGTGCGGGGAGCCCGGAGCGTTCTCGCCCGCCCGGCTCTCGACTCGCGGCGTCGGGGCCGGCGCTACAATGGGACACGCCGCTGATCGTCATCATCGTGTTGGCCGGGAGCTGCACGCTGCTGCTGGCCGCCATCATCGCCATCGCCACCACCTGCAACCGCCGCAAGAAGGAGGTGCGCAAAGGGGGGGCCCGCCGGGAAGAGCGGCCCGGGGCGGCGGGCGGCGGAGCCTCGGCTCCCGGCTCCCCGGAGGAGGCTGCCCGGGGAGCCGGGCCCAGGCCCAACATGTTCGACGTGCTCACCTTCCCTGGCAGTGGCAAAGCGCCCTTTGGCAGCCCCGCGGCCGACCCGCCCCCGCCCGCGGTCGCCGCGGCCGAAGTGCCGGGCTCGGAGGGCGGCAGCGCCACGGGGGAAAGCTCCTGTCACTTCGAGGGGCAGCAGCGGCTCCGCGGCGCGCACGCCGAG CCCTACGGTGCTTCTCCCGGCTTCGGAAAGGAGCCGGCGCCCCCTGTGGCGGTCTGGAAAGGACACTCTTTCAACACCATCTCTGGCCGAGAAGCGGAGAAGTTCAGCGGCAAAGACAGCGGCAAAGGGGACAGTGATTTCAACGACAGCGATTCCGACATCAGCGGGGACGCTCTGAAAAAGGATCTCATCAACCACATGCAGAGTG GACTGTGGGCGTGCACCGCTGAGTGTAAGATCCTGGGCCACTCTGACCGCTGCTGGAGCCCGTCATGCGGAGGACCCAACACACATCCCCCGCCTCACCCACCAGCCCAGATGTCTACCTTCTGTAAAAGCACTTCCCTGCCTCGGGATCCTCTTCGCAGGGACAATTACTACCAGGCCCAGCTGCCCAAGACAGTGGGGCTGCAGAGCGTCTATGAGAAAGTGCTACACAGGGACTATGACAGGACAGTcaccctgctctcccctccccgtCCAGGGAGGCTCCCAGACCTGCAGGAGATCGGGGTACCCCTCTATCAGTCCCCCCCTGGCAGGTACGTGTCCCCAAAGAAGGAAGCCAATGAAAATGTGTAA